A window from Citrobacter amalonaticus encodes these proteins:
- a CDS encoding zinc-dependent alcohol dehydrogenase — translation MKKLVATEPRVAALVEYDDRAVMANEVKIRVRFGAPKHGTEVVDFRAASPFIDEDFNSEWQMFTPRAKDAPRGIEFGKFQLGNMVVGDIIECGSDVTDYAIGDSVCGYAPLAETVIINGVNNYKLRKMPQGASWKNAVCYDPAQFAMSGVRDANVRVGDFVVIVGLGAIGQIAVQLAKKAGASVVIGIDPIAHRCDIARRHGADFCLNPMGTDVGKEIKMLTGKQGADVIIETSGYADALQSALRGLAYGGTISYVAFAKPFAEGFNLGREAHFNNARIVFSRACSEPNPDYPRWSRKRIEETCWELLMNGYLNCEDLIDPVVTFAASPESYMQYVDRHPEQSIKMGVTF, via the coding sequence ATGAAGAAGTTAGTCGCAACAGAACCGCGCGTCGCGGCGCTGGTAGAGTATGACGATCGCGCTGTCATGGCGAATGAGGTGAAAATTCGCGTGCGGTTTGGCGCACCGAAACACGGTACGGAAGTGGTGGATTTTCGCGCCGCCAGTCCGTTTATTGATGAAGATTTTAATAGCGAATGGCAAATGTTTACGCCACGTGCGAAAGACGCGCCGCGCGGTATTGAGTTTGGTAAGTTCCAGCTCGGCAATATGGTCGTTGGCGACATTATCGAGTGCGGGAGCGACGTCACTGACTATGCCATTGGTGATAGCGTCTGTGGTTACGCCCCTTTAGCCGAAACGGTCATTATTAACGGCGTCAATAACTACAAACTCCGCAAGATGCCGCAGGGGGCGAGCTGGAAAAACGCGGTGTGCTACGACCCGGCTCAGTTTGCGATGAGCGGCGTGCGTGATGCCAACGTGCGGGTAGGTGATTTCGTCGTCATCGTTGGTCTTGGCGCGATTGGGCAGATAGCTGTCCAGTTGGCAAAGAAAGCTGGCGCGTCGGTAGTCATTGGCATCGATCCGATCGCCCATCGTTGTGATATCGCTCGCCGCCATGGCGCGGATTTCTGCCTGAATCCGATGGGTACTGATGTCGGTAAAGAGATCAAAATGCTGACCGGTAAGCAGGGGGCGGATGTCATCATCGAAACCAGCGGCTATGCCGACGCGTTGCAGTCCGCGCTACGTGGGCTGGCTTATGGCGGCACTATCTCTTATGTCGCGTTTGCCAAACCCTTTGCCGAAGGTTTCAATCTCGGGCGCGAAGCCCATTTCAATAACGCCAGAATTGTCTTCTCGCGCGCGTGCAGCGAGCCGAACCCGGACTATCCGCGCTGGAGTCGCAAACGTATTGAGGAGACCTGCTGGGAACTGCTGATGAATGGTTATCTTAACTGTGAGGATCTTATCGACCCGGTGGTGACCTTTGCGGCTAGCCCGGAAAGCTATATGCAGTATGTCGACAGACATCCGGAACAGAGCATCAAAATGGGCGTCACATTTTAA
- the pspD gene encoding phage shock protein PspD yields the protein MNNRWQRAGQKVKPGMKIAGKLVLLTALRYGPAGVAGWAVKSVARRPLKMLLALALEPFLSRMAAKISKHYSGS from the coding sequence ATGAATAATCGCTGGCAACGCGCCGGGCAAAAGGTAAAACCCGGTATGAAAATAGCAGGTAAGCTGGTGCTTCTGACTGCGCTACGCTACGGCCCCGCGGGTGTCGCAGGGTGGGCAGTAAAATCCGTCGCCCGTCGTCCGCTAAAAATGTTGCTGGCGCTGGCTCTGGAACCGTTTTTAAGCCGTATGGCGGCGAAAATTTCAAAACATTATTCTGGAAGTTAA
- a CDS encoding carbohydrate ABC transporter permease: MATNKRRLGRVGFYCGLIVFLIITLFPFFVMLMTSFKSAKEAISLHPTLLPQEWTLEHYIDIFNPLIFPFIDYFRNSLLVSVVSSVVAVFLGTLGAYALSRLRFKGRMTINASFYTVYMFSGILLVVPLFKIITALGIYDTEMALIVTMVTQTLPTAVFMLKSYFDTIPDEIEEAAMMDGLNRLQIIFRITVPLAMSGLVSVFVYCFMVAWNDYLFASIFLSSASNFTLPVGLNTLFSTPDYIWGRMMAASLVTALPVVIMYALSERFIKSGLTAGGVKG, encoded by the coding sequence ATGGCAACAAATAAACGCAGACTCGGACGCGTGGGCTTTTATTGTGGCCTGATTGTGTTTTTGATCATCACATTGTTTCCCTTTTTTGTGATGTTAATGACGTCGTTCAAAAGCGCGAAAGAAGCGATTTCATTGCACCCGACATTGCTGCCGCAAGAGTGGACGCTTGAGCATTACATCGACATTTTTAATCCACTGATTTTTCCGTTTATTGATTACTTTCGTAACAGCCTGCTGGTCTCCGTTGTGTCATCAGTGGTGGCGGTATTCCTGGGCACGCTCGGTGCCTACGCGCTGTCCCGACTGCGTTTTAAAGGGCGGATGACCATCAATGCCAGTTTTTACACCGTCTACATGTTCTCCGGTATTTTGCTGGTGGTCCCGCTGTTCAAAATCATTACCGCGCTGGGCATTTACGACACAGAAATGGCCTTGATTGTCACCATGGTCACCCAGACGTTGCCGACCGCCGTATTCATGCTGAAAAGTTATTTCGACACGATTCCGGATGAGATTGAAGAAGCAGCGATGATGGATGGGCTGAATCGCCTGCAAATCATCTTTCGCATTACCGTGCCGCTGGCGATGTCCGGACTGGTATCGGTTTTTGTCTACTGCTTTATGGTGGCCTGGAACGATTATCTGTTCGCCTCGATCTTTCTTTCCAGCGCCAGCAATTTCACGTTGCCAGTGGGCCTGAACACCCTGTTCAGTACGCCGGATTATATCTGGGGGCGGATGATGGCGGCGTCGCTGGTGACGGCATTACCGGTTGTCATTATGTATGCACTTTCGGAACGGTTTATTAAGAGTGGTTTGACCGCGGGTGGCGTGAAGGGCTAA
- a CDS encoding sugar phosphorylase, with amino-acid sequence MGPLPRKNKVNRKIKECLSAVYGDTWTGLHDGSLKMRMERARKIINKKRKPHWDESDVVLITYADQFHSEKEKPLPTFNQFWTRWFSSVFSHVHLLPFYPWSSDDGFSVIDYYQVSPEAGEWNDIRELNRSCCLMFDFVCNHMSAKSDWFERYLRQVPGYENFFIEMDPETDLHAVTRPRALPLLTPFTMQDKSVRYLWTTFSEDQVDLNYNNPDVLLAMIDVLLTYLEHGADYVRLDAVGYMWKTPGTTCIHLEKTHQLIKLFRAIADEVAPGTVIITETNVPHKDNVSYLGNGHDEAHMVYQFSLPPLVLHSLHRQDCRVLCQWAQSLSLPSTETTWFNFLASHDGIGLNPLRGLLAEDDILTLVTDLQKEGALVNWKNNPDGTRSPYELNVTWMDALGHQDDSDEERLAKFILTHVLLLTFPGVPAIYIQSILGSRNDYEGVEKHGYNRAINRKKYEQKSIEQELMTEGSLRHEIYQALSRLIVIRRGNKAFHPETMFDIRCLTPSVLRIIRSADEHEKINALFNFSDRQQIIDASIYTGVDLISGVSVSGETLTLQPWQVMWIKK; translated from the coding sequence ATGGGACCGCTACCACGGAAAAACAAAGTGAACCGAAAAATTAAGGAATGCCTCAGCGCCGTCTATGGCGATACATGGACAGGGCTTCACGATGGATCATTAAAAATGCGCATGGAAAGGGCGCGTAAGATTATTAATAAAAAGCGTAAACCTCATTGGGATGAAAGTGATGTGGTGCTCATTACGTATGCCGATCAATTTCATAGCGAGAAAGAAAAACCGCTGCCAACCTTTAATCAGTTCTGGACGCGCTGGTTTTCCTCGGTATTCTCACATGTTCACCTTTTGCCATTTTACCCCTGGTCATCAGATGATGGTTTTTCGGTTATTGATTACTATCAGGTGTCTCCCGAAGCCGGCGAGTGGAATGATATTCGTGAGTTAAACCGCTCCTGTTGTTTGATGTTTGATTTTGTTTGCAATCATATGTCAGCAAAAAGTGACTGGTTTGAACGTTATTTGCGGCAAGTTCCTGGATACGAAAACTTTTTTATTGAGATGGACCCAGAGACTGATTTACATGCAGTAACGCGTCCACGGGCATTGCCATTATTAACACCGTTTACCATGCAGGATAAATCCGTTCGTTATTTATGGACGACATTTAGCGAAGACCAGGTTGATCTCAACTACAATAACCCGGACGTGCTACTTGCCATGATTGACGTACTGCTGACCTACCTGGAACACGGAGCCGATTATGTACGTCTGGATGCCGTTGGTTATATGTGGAAAACACCGGGTACGACCTGCATTCATCTGGAAAAAACGCATCAACTGATCAAGTTATTTCGCGCGATAGCAGATGAGGTCGCCCCTGGCACGGTCATCATTACTGAGACCAATGTCCCGCACAAAGACAATGTTTCCTATCTGGGTAACGGGCATGACGAAGCACATATGGTTTATCAGTTCTCTTTGCCGCCACTTGTCCTGCACTCCCTGCATCGCCAGGATTGCCGGGTGCTGTGCCAATGGGCGCAGTCGTTATCATTGCCTTCGACAGAGACCACCTGGTTCAATTTTCTGGCTTCGCATGATGGCATTGGATTGAATCCACTGCGCGGGCTGTTAGCGGAAGACGATATTCTGACACTGGTGACGGATCTGCAGAAAGAAGGGGCCTTAGTGAACTGGAAAAATAATCCAGATGGCACCCGGAGTCCGTATGAATTAAATGTGACCTGGATGGATGCGTTAGGCCATCAGGATGACAGCGATGAAGAACGCCTTGCCAAATTTATTCTCACCCATGTTCTGCTATTAACCTTCCCTGGCGTTCCTGCGATTTATATTCAGAGCATTCTGGGGTCGCGCAATGACTACGAAGGCGTCGAAAAACACGGTTATAACCGGGCTATTAACCGAAAAAAATATGAGCAAAAATCAATTGAACAGGAATTGATGACTGAAGGTTCTCTTCGTCATGAGATTTATCAGGCGTTGTCCCGATTAATTGTTATTCGCAGGGGTAATAAGGCGTTTCATCCCGAGACCATGTTTGATATTCGCTGTCTGACACCTTCTGTTCTGCGGATTATTCGCTCGGCCGATGAACATGAAAAAATCAATGCACTTTTTAATTTTAGCGATCGCCAACAAATCATTGATGCCAGTATTTATACAGGCGTTGATTTAATTAGCGGAGTGAGTGTTTCCGGAGAGACATTAACACTGCAACCCTGGCAGGTTATGTGGATTAAAAAATAA
- a CDS encoding carbohydrate ABC transporter permease, whose translation MARLFSGRSDMPFAMLLLAPSLILLGGLVAWPMLSNIEISFLRLPLNPRINATFVGVANYVRILSDPDFWHSLWMTVWYTALVVTGSTVLGLGVAMFFNREFRLRKTARSLVILSYVTPSISLVFAWKYMFNSGYGIVNYLGVDLLHLYDQAPLWFDNPGSSFVLVVLFAIWRYFPYAFISFLAILQTIDKSLYEAAEMDGANAWQRFRIVTLPAIMPVLATVVTLRTIWMFYMFADVYLLTTKVDILGVYLYKTAFAFNDLGKAAAISVVLFIIIFAVILLTRNRVNLNGNK comes from the coding sequence ATGGCCCGATTATTCTCCGGTCGCTCCGATATGCCCTTTGCGATGCTATTGCTGGCACCCAGTTTGATTCTGTTGGGTGGCCTCGTGGCATGGCCGATGCTATCGAATATTGAAATCAGCTTTCTGCGCCTGCCGCTGAATCCGCGTATCAACGCCACATTTGTTGGGGTCGCGAATTACGTTCGCATCCTTTCCGATCCGGATTTCTGGCATTCGTTGTGGATGACGGTCTGGTATACCGCGCTGGTGGTGACGGGCAGTACCGTGCTTGGACTCGGGGTGGCGATGTTCTTTAATCGCGAGTTCCGGTTACGCAAGACGGCGCGCTCACTGGTGATTCTCTCTTATGTCACGCCGTCTATCTCGCTGGTCTTTGCCTGGAAGTACATGTTCAACAGCGGATACGGCATCGTGAACTATCTGGGAGTCGATCTGCTGCATTTGTACGATCAGGCCCCCTTGTGGTTCGACAATCCCGGTAGCAGTTTCGTGCTGGTGGTGCTGTTTGCCATCTGGCGCTATTTCCCGTACGCCTTTATTTCGTTTCTGGCAATTTTGCAGACCATCGATAAATCGCTCTATGAAGCAGCCGAAATGGATGGCGCGAATGCCTGGCAGCGTTTTCGTATCGTCACGCTGCCCGCCATTATGCCGGTCCTGGCGACGGTGGTTACCCTGCGTACCATCTGGATGTTTTATATGTTTGCCGATGTGTATCTGCTGACGACAAAGGTCGACATTCTCGGGGTGTATCTCTACAAAACAGCGTTTGCTTTTAATGATTTAGGTAAAGCTGCAGCCATTTCCGTCGTGCTTTTTATCATTATTTTCGCCGTCATTTTACTGACCAGAAATAGGGTGAACCTCAATGGCAACAAATAA
- a CDS encoding ABC transporter substrate-binding protein, translated as MIKTKMVLLSALVSCALISGCKDDKPAHVSIEFMHSSVEQERQAVITTLIKRFEKANPDISVKQVPVEEDAYNTKVITLARSGSLPEVIETSHDYAKVMDKEQLIDRDAVANVIQKIGEDIFYDGVLRIVRTEDGSAWTGVPVSAWIGGIWYRKDILAQAGLDEPKNWETLLAAARKLYDPAHKKYGIALPTAESVLTEQSFSQFALSNNANVFDAQGHITFNTPEMNQALGYYRDLAATTMPGSNDIMEVKDAFMNGTAPMAIYSTYILPAIIKEGDPQNVGFVVPTEKTAAVYGMLTSLTITNGQKEEETAAAEKFVAFMEQADNIADWVMMSPGAALPVNKEVVKTQTWQNNSVIKALGELPAQLIAELPNIQVFGAVGDKNFTRMGDVTGSGVISTTVHNVTVGKADLPTTLQKSQQKLDALVGQR; from the coding sequence ATGATCAAAACTAAAATGGTGCTGTTATCAGCACTGGTTTCCTGCGCCCTGATTTCTGGTTGTAAGGATGATAAACCCGCCCATGTTTCAATTGAGTTTATGCACTCTTCTGTGGAACAGGAGCGCCAGGCCGTTATTACCACGCTGATTAAACGCTTTGAAAAAGCGAACCCAGATATCAGTGTTAAACAGGTTCCGGTTGAAGAAGATGCCTATAACACCAAAGTTATTACGCTGGCGAGAAGCGGGTCGCTACCGGAAGTGATCGAAACCAGTCATGACTATGCCAAGGTCATGGATAAAGAGCAGTTAATCGATCGGGATGCGGTGGCGAACGTCATTCAGAAGATCGGGGAAGATATCTTCTACGATGGCGTATTGCGCATCGTTCGTACCGAAGATGGCAGCGCGTGGACAGGGGTTCCGGTGAGCGCCTGGATCGGCGGTATCTGGTATCGCAAAGACATCCTTGCTCAGGCGGGACTGGATGAACCGAAAAACTGGGAAACGCTGCTTGCCGCTGCGCGAAAACTCTATGATCCGGCGCATAAAAAATATGGCATTGCCCTGCCGACCGCAGAAAGCGTGCTGACGGAGCAATCTTTCTCGCAGTTTGCCTTATCCAATAATGCCAACGTCTTTGATGCCCAGGGCCACATCACGTTTAACACGCCTGAAATGAATCAGGCGTTGGGATATTACCGCGATCTGGCCGCCACCACGATGCCGGGCTCTAACGACATCATGGAGGTGAAAGATGCCTTTATGAATGGTACTGCGCCGATGGCGATTTATTCCACCTACATTCTCCCCGCGATAATTAAAGAAGGGGATCCCCAGAACGTGGGCTTTGTGGTTCCGACCGAAAAGACAGCGGCCGTTTATGGCATGTTGACCTCACTGACGATCACGAATGGGCAAAAAGAAGAGGAGACGGCGGCAGCCGAGAAGTTTGTCGCGTTTATGGAACAGGCAGACAACATCGCTGACTGGGTGATGATGTCGCCGGGCGCTGCGTTGCCGGTCAATAAGGAGGTCGTAAAAACCCAAACCTGGCAAAACAACAGCGTGATTAAAGCGTTAGGTGAGCTCCCGGCACAACTCATTGCTGAGCTACCGAATATTCAGGTTTTTGGCGCGGTAGGGGATAAGAACTTCACCCGTATGGGGGATGTCACCGGTTCTGGCGTGATAAGCACGACGGTACATAACGTGACGGTAGGCAAAGCCGATCTCCCGACAACGCTTCAGAAAAGCCAGCAAAAACTGGATGCCCTGGTAGGGCAGCGTTGA